The nucleotide window CTGAGACCTCGGTTGAGTAGCGGCAGAAGACAGAAGAGTTATGAATCCCCACCTCTGTCCGAGCTCCAGCGCCTGCTCTGGACACACACAACCTCCACTGGACACGTGAATGAAGTCTGGCCACACCTCTACCTGGGAGATGCGTAAGACGACATGCACATGTTATTTCAACAACACAGCTTGGTTTATCTTCTCTTGTTGACCACAAATAGTGAGCAGTTTTTTCAGCTGCAGAGAACTATGCTAATCCATACCCCTGGAGAAGCAGCCCTCCACCGAGCATGGATTAGATTTCAATTTCATTCTTCTGCACTGCAGGGCACATCACAGTTCCCACGCAATAGATCAGCGCCTGGCAGCCTCTCTGGGTAtactgaggtagatattcagtgccacttagctggtcAAATTTGGACTTAACCGGTTATGTGGTAGTGGTTCAATGTTTGGGCACAGCCAGCAGCTGTCACTTAGCCGGCTatctatttatccagctaaatagccaCTAAGTGGGGGCCTGTGGGATGAGGATGTTCTGGGACAATCTTATCCAGCTTAgggtcagattcattaaggcttttctcccattttgtgtctatgggaaaaacccttatttGATCAGGTCCTTAGTTAGACAAATAAATCCAGGACAGTTAGATGGCTGTCCTATAGTTAGCTgagtaaacttatccagctaacttataagAGAGCTGAGAATATTCAGCGGTGcaaccatgccactgaatatcttggCTAACTTGCTCAGCCAGGTAACAGCCGAATATTAGCTTCACTGTACAGTGATATCAAAATTCCAAAGGATAATATGTTTTTGGTTAAAGAATAGCATGGTCTTGGTACAGCAATTTCATATTCCATTTTCCTctctgctatttatttatattccgcctttcagacacttcaaagctaTGTTTTCTTCCAGTGGAATTTATTGTCACAGCTACATATCCATGCCATTTTCTTTGCTGGGTTATTTTTCTAGTCGTTATATTTTCAAGGTGTAAACCCTGACCCAATCTATTCATTCTGGGGACCTCTTTGTGAAACTAAGCATCGCCTAATATGTCACCCAGTAAGATCACCAATTCTACTCTTGTCCAAACTCATTTTCCCTCTTAATGAATATGACTTTAGAATTACTCTTCCAGCAAGAGTTTGTGGGGGGGAACAAAAATAACCCTTCTGTAGCTGAACCCATCCCCAAGCTTGTTCGGTACTCATGAACCAGAGGGGAAGAAAAGGACAAGAGATGCATGGAGTCACAGAGACGAACGAAGGTTTACCAGACAGCTGGATTAGAATGAACTCACAATGACTAGCAATTGGTGGGTCTAGCTCTGCATTTTACAGTCAAATTCAAAAGACTCTGAAAATTTGAATAGAATCAGCTTTACAAGTATTATAGATATTGTACCACGCTTATATTGTCCTGAAATCTTGTAACATACAAAAGGTGGCCTGCTTTTTTCAGATACGCAGCTCGAGACAAAGGACTCCTCTCTCAGTTTGGCATCACACACATCCTAAATGCTGCAGATGGAAGATTCCATGTGAATACCGGACCCACATTCTACAAGGATATGCAAATCGATTACTATGGAATAGAAGCAGACGATGATCCAGATTTTAATCTTAGCATTTACTTTTATCCAGCTGCAAGATACATAAGAGCTGCTCTCCGTTCTCCAAGAGGTAACAACAAGTCCAGAATGATGAATGATTTCTTGTAGTTGCACAGCACAAGCGATATTGGGTACCCTAAGCATCAAGGGACAATTTTTTCAAAAGTTTCCACATTGTTGCAAAGTACTTTGCACTATTCCTAGCTGTATGCATGCAGTTCCCATTCTAGGCTGTGGGAGCAATATTGTCGTTGTAAACTTATTTTCCTATCACAGCAAAAGCAGGGCATCTAGCTGAAAGACGCTGTGCCATTTTACTCTATCACAAGCCATGAGACAGAAAGACCACAACACCTTCTGCTCTGAAAAATTCACTAGCTCCACATTTTTTCAGgcaaaagcagcttttaaagagacagtactATTTTCTCTGCAGATCATGGCGTGCCTTACTTCAAGCATTACTTCTATCCTACTGTATACTTGCAAACATATGCCTGCACTCATTTTCATCACTTATGTTCCCATATAAATAAACCTATCAAAAACGATACTACATATAATATCTACACAAAAAAATAGGTTTCCTGAAAATATTCAGTTAGAAAAATACccttaaaatgttcttttttctGTTGGCCCTTCAGGCGGCATTAGTTCTTCGTGGCACATCTTAAAGCGAAGAAGAGCCTGTCTCTTCTCTTTCCTTGGTAACCGCACCAGAGGATCAAAATGTGCTAATGGGACTGAAAGAGAAAACAGGCAGATGTGAAAGGCTGCACACACATACAACAGAACCCCGgaagtgaaaaacaaaacattaggCAGAACATATGACTCAATATCCCCCAGGCTCATCAGTTCCATGCCAGAAGGAGCTCagtacatgcatgcatgtatcTACTCATATAGAAACGGGACCAAAGAAATTAAGGCCCTTCAGAGAGGTAGCTGCATGGTCTGTCAAGACTGAATAAAATGCAGtatagaataaaagaaaaataaaagatttctaaaatatccctgtaaatgcctcATAATGTATGGAGGCAATTCCTAAGTTttttttgacacccccccccagctgtctcaGTTCTTAGCTGGGAAAGTAACCTCCATCCAGCCCCAGCGAGCCCAGAGTTAGCATATAGTTCCTGATGTATTTAGGTCTTTGCCTACGGAGCGGTCTTTATTACCTTGATTTGTTGTTTAACAATTCCCTTAGGTTGTGTAACTCCGACCCCCACATATGAAGGCTTGTTCTAGAGCAGAAGCATTGTTATGTTTGAGAAATGTTGTTTTTCCTTAAGTGAATATGATATAGTTGCTTTTTCTCTGTATTTTCCATCAagatttttgtcttgttttgaaatatatttaaaattgcataaataataaaaaaaaaaagaaaaaagaaaagataatacAAACTGTAAAGTTACAAATATGACCATAAACTAAAATTGGAAAGCTAGAAAACATTCTTTCTTGTAATTGGGGTTCTTTAATAACTAGATGGATTCACTTGATTCTTTCTCATGCTGAGTTGGTACACATGACAGTCACTTGCCCATAAGAATTTTtcaatgacagcagataaaagtCAAACACATAAGCACATTGACTCAGGATGAGACAGAGCCACATGACCATCTGTAAGTTCATCAGACTGCTTGGGtctgatattcagtgctggccAGGTAAGTAACTTAGTCGGATATGACATATCTTGCtgagttacaagggatattcagcggcatggctataCCACTGAATATCCGTGGTCAAGGTGCTACTTAAACAGATAAGTTAAATCCAGCTAAGATAGACCAGTTCTATGGTtgatctaacttatccagttaacttaactggatatgtaGCACCAACCAGATCTGCTCACTGCCTGTCCATAAATTGgctggctaaaagatagccagataagtcacttatccggctatctagcaacTGCTGATTTTCAACGGACCGCTGGAAaactggataagtcctacttatctggctatccagCACTAAATGCACTTTCAATATCATCCCCTTGTTGTTAGAGAAAGACAATgtaaaaaaaaggacaaaacagGTTGCAAATGCAACTGGAAGGAAATTCATTCAGTTAACACATGCTTTTCTTTTGCATGTAAAAAGAAATTGTGCACAAAACACAAAATCAAGATTATGACACACTGTACATGCACAGGTACAAGGGACAGAGATGTGAACAGTGGTAATGCACTGTATAAAAGCTAGAGTTGTGATACACAATgcacacaaatttaaaaagttaCATAGCTTCTGCTATATCAGCATACTAGACAGATATCCAACATCAAAGCACACTTTTAGCCACACATTAGCCATTAAGCAGGACAACAAGAGATGTGCTAAGCAAACTACTCATTAGAGGGTATCTCCTGATGTGTCAAAGCTATCCCCCAGGTCtctgaatgcccccccccccgtccccgaAGTTCTCCATATACTCCAGAGAATTAggcacaaaaaattaaaattatggaaaattaattgcttttatttttatacattaAGCAGGATGAAAGACCTGCAAgaaacaaaggggcggattttaagagccctgctcgcgtaaatccgcccggatttacgcgagcagggccctgcgcgccggtgcgcctattttacataggcctaccggcgcgcgcagagccccgggagtcgcgtaagtcccggggttttccgaggggggcgtgtcgggggtgtgtcgggggcgggcccaatccgcgcggcattttcggggcgggacgtagcgtttcgggggcgggtccgggggcatggccgcgccctccggacccgcccccaggtcgcgtcccggcgcgctagcggcccgctggcgcgcggggatttacgtctccctccgggaggcgtaaatcccctgacaaaggtaagggggagtttagacagggccgggggggtaggttaggtaggggaagggaggggaaggtgaggggagggcaaaagaaagttccctccgaggccgctctgaaatcggagcggcctcggagggaacggagataggctgcgcggctcggcgcgcgccggctatacggaatcggtagccttgcgcgtgccgagccaggattttagcggctacgtgcgtacctactaaaatccagcgtacttttgttggcgcctgatgcgccaacaaaagtacgccaaatcgcgctttttgaaaatctaccccaatatgcacaatagaatccttatggatagatgggtaagagtatagaaGTAGGCATATACTTCTATACGCCTGGTCAACATGAAGAAACAGACCTTAAAATGCTAGCAGAAACCAGAAAGGTAAATAAAATTGCCAattcaataataatgggagatttcaattatcctagTATTGATCAGGCCAATGTCTCATCAGGGCATACTAGAAAGGTTAAGTTtcaatctatctcatacatattcattgtggatattctgaaaaactgGCCTGTTTTGTGGCTCTTGTCCACCCCTGATCTTATGGTATGACcaacaccttgagtactgtgcagttctggttgcttcatctcaaaaaagacagcagaactagaaaaggtagtATGAAGGgcaacaacaaaaatgataaaagggatgaagcacctcccttatgaagaaagactaaacaggttagagctcttcagtttggaagaCATCTGAGAGGTGATATGAAagatatttataaaatcatgcgtaCATTGGGGATAgtaatttaccctttcaaataatactaaaagaaaggacattccatgaaactaataggtaGCAAATTTAAcataaatcatagaaagtactttttcacacaGTGCTCAGGCAAGATGTGGAATccgttgcctgaggatgtggtcaaggcaactagcatagcagagtttaagaggtttggacaagctcctggaggaaatatccataaaacattgttagccaggtagactagggaaaATCATTTCTATCCCTGGCAGTGAGTAACAAGTAATAGATCTACTGTGGAGATCTGCTGGGTACATTCGCCTGATGTGCGACCTCATCCAGTCCTTCAACATCAATTGCCACCTTTTTGCTCTTACAATCCTAAATTATCAATCTATTCTCCTGTATTGTAAATCTTCCTATATGCCCTCCATCTTATTCCCTCTGTATTGGTTGTAACCTGTTATGCTATTGTAATCGGAACCTTAAATGTTATTGTATTCCGCTTTGGGACTAGCTTGGAAAAAGAAGAATATGAAATGTTTATAAATACCCGTGgctcagactggccactgttggagacaggatgctgggcttgatggaccttggtctgacccagcgtagCATTTCTTATGATCTAATTTTCAGTGTCCCTACCTTTGCTGTTTTGTGTTGATATACTGAATATTTTTGAGTATCAGTTCAAGAAAGCGTTCTGAAATCACTTTCTGCATATGCACATGGACCCTAACATCTTGGTCTCACAATATTTTCATCCAAAGCAACAAATGCAAAGTCTTTTTGAGCACTGCTTGCCACCCTTATCATCGGAGTGGCCAGCGTTATACCTTCATAGGCAGGAGAGCTGTTTGCCAATTTAAAAAGGAAGTATGCATTGAAAAGATTTTGGGGGGTGAGGAGAAGAATGAGacatttgtttacttttcaaGGCTGCATTTTTCATGCTTTGTATCttgttaaagcttttttttttgtttgttttactctAACAACTGCTTTTcctcccattatttcctatgaaGCCAGCCCACATACAGTAAGTGTTTCATAGCATATATAAATGCAGCTAAAAATGTATGGACAAAAAATTGTAGCTTCTCACCAATAGATAATGTTCATATCATTTTATAAGCATGTTCTATACACTTCCTTCAATCAATTATGGATATTGCTAATGTCAGCAAATTGACTTTACATGAGTGAAAAAGGGTAAAGAGTTTCAGGCATATTTTAAGGAAATTGATAATGTAGTATCTGCCACAGAACAGGACCATCCTAAATCAAGGTTAATGAGATGCAACAAAGCCTCTTCAAAGCATTTTTCAAATTCAGGATACCATTACTTTTATTATCCTGCAATGATAAAGTATTTTTTTGTGAGAATTTTAAGTCCCATATAGAGGTAAACTAACTCTTGCAAGCTTAAAGaattgtattttaaaacaaagcTACAAAGTAGTAATCACTCTTCTTCAAATGCTGATGAATTAGACCTAACTTAGGATATAAAATGCAGAGTTCTAGCAGCCATGCAAATTCTGGAGGAGACTGCAAATTGACACACTCTGTACCAAAGGCCTTCAACTTCCAAAAATATTGTGCCATTTAGCTAATATGCAGGCATGTTAAATGTTAGCATGAACGCATGTGCTGAACAGGTATGTAGCATGCTAATGACCTCATTAGTTAGCACACTGAGGATACATTTCAAAACTGCTTGGGTCTGctcatttatgtgtgtatatgggtgcatttaaagaggttgattttcaaagcattgctCGCGCAAAGTTGCTCCCATATATATGTGTGCTGTGCGCGAGCAATACGGATTTAAAAAAGTCATGAAGTATGCGTGTGTATACCTGTGTACGGCCAAAATTAAGAggatggaaaaggggtggggcgtggccattctggggaagggcaggccaatattttaaaagtggAAACCATGAGGCCTGTCAGTttcggctggcaccatcttgtgctcctaccatgtgacaggggctgaccaatggcaccggtagcccctgtgacatagtaagggcaaaggctattggtgccattttgaatactggcagccgacggtccgagtgcaggaggtcgctcccggacccccgctggacttttggcaagtcttgtgggggtcaggagggtcccccaagacttgccaaaagacctggtggtccaatgggggtccgggagcaatctcctgcactcgggccattggctgccagtaatcaaaatggcgccgatagcctttgcccttactatgtcacaggggctaccggtgccattggtcagcccctgtcacatggtaggagcacaagatggcgctggccatccagtgctcctaccatgtgacaggatccggccaatggcacggataccctgtcacacggtaagggcaaagggccattggcgccattttgattagtggcagccgacggcccgggagcgggaggatggcctggagcaggagatcgcaggagatcactcccgggacccccactggaccaccaggtacctgtaaaaagttttttgggggggtcgggagggtgggggaagctaaggggttacttttaaagggtcggggtgggtttaggggttatttttgtgtgccgtttttcccgccctcccccaaaacgataagggaacccccacgagggttttcctatcgttttgggggagcccccgatttctgacgattttgaaaatatcgacaatattttcaatcgtccgaagcccgattcacatccctaataatctgtgtttgtgtgttcagagctgagcctgacctgtggcccctcacgagacttccccccatgggcatggtcagctgccacagtgtccaatggtccacccaaaccctacaaaacatataaaaccaaataaaaacagataaggcCTAGTAAACAGATAAGGTATAACAAGGTAAATGGATAGAGCATAGTAAGGAAGTTTGAGGTGCTCACTTCCGCTTcccttctgctgcaaggggtgcggGGCCTTtggaagctg belongs to Rhinatrema bivittatum chromosome 7, aRhiBiv1.1, whole genome shotgun sequence and includes:
- the LOC115095597 gene encoding dual specificity protein phosphatase 13-like isoform X4, which translates into the protein MASNSALHLCLTLFLSLLPHSMDTDLMCGDYLLRPRLSSGRRQKSYESPPLSELQRLLWTHTTSTGHVNEVWPHLYLGDAYAARDKGLLSQFGITHILNAADGRFHVNTGPTFYKDMQIDYYGIEADDDPDFNLSIYFYPAARYIRAALRSPRGRIFIHCAMGISRSATLVLAFLMICENMTLVDAIQTVSKHRDICPNSGFLKQLQQLDTKLVSERKMNTERFKL
- the LOC115095597 gene encoding dual specificity protein phosphatase 13-like isoform X6 codes for the protein MDTDLMCGDYLLRPRLSSGRRQKSYESPPLSELQRLLWTHTTSTGHVNEVWPHLYLGDAYAARDKGLLSQFGITHILNAADGRFHVNTGPTFYKDMQIDYYGIEADDDPDFNLSIYFYPAARYIRAALRSPRGRIFIHCAMGISRSATLVLAFLMICENMTLVDAIQTVSKHRDICPNSGFLKQLQQLDTKLVSERKMNTERFKL
- the LOC115095597 gene encoding dual specificity protein phosphatase 13-like isoform X5, translated to MKQDILSKHGHVSMDTDLMCGDYLLRPRLSSGRRQKSYESPPLSELQRLLWTHTTSTGHVNEVWPHLYLGDAYAARDKGLLSQFGITHILNAADGRFHVNTGPTFYKDMQIDYYGIEADDDPDFNLSIYFYPAARYIRAALRSPRGRIFIHCAMGISRSATLVLAFLMICENMTLVDAIQTVSKHRDICPNSGFLKQLQQLDTKLVSERKMNTERFKL